Proteins from one Acidiphilium multivorum AIU301 genomic window:
- a CDS encoding acylphosphatase translates to MIAKHLILSGRVQGVGFRDWMVTRARRLALAGWVRNRADGTLEALVAGDAPAVEELLRACRRGPPLADVTDIVETFAEPPAEPGFVKRATG, encoded by the coding sequence ATGATCGCGAAGCATCTGATCCTGTCGGGCCGCGTCCAGGGTGTCGGGTTCCGCGACTGGATGGTGACGCGCGCCCGCCGCCTCGCCCTGGCCGGCTGGGTCCGCAACCGGGCGGACGGCACGCTCGAGGCGCTGGTCGCCGGGGATGCGCCCGCGGTCGAGGAATTGCTGCGCGCCTGCCGCCGCGGCCCGCCGCTCGCCGATGTCACCGACATCGTCGAGACCTTCGCCGAGCCGCCCGCCGAACCCGGCTTCGTCAAGCGCGCGACCGGCTAG